One Streptomyces sp. R28 DNA window includes the following coding sequences:
- a CDS encoding phosphotransferase yields the protein MTAEDEALVGGMANAGAVFRRGELVERPAPRNARALHACLLALKEHGFDAAPAPVGLTADGREQLTFIPGDVALPPFPDWAMTSSALESVGSLLRRLHETSAAVAVDTRAEWPPDLADPEGGTMLCHNDVCPENVVFRDGRAAALIDFDLAAPGRALWDIAMTARYWVPMLDPESAAALYPPGLDAAARLRILADGYGLSAGDRAELPGVIGQATEVCRAFVTRRVAGGDPVYLQALAERGGWERWDRMQTWLVDHRQTFTAALLN from the coding sequence ATGACGGCTGAAGACGAGGCGCTGGTCGGCGGCATGGCGAACGCCGGGGCGGTCTTCCGCCGAGGGGAGTTGGTGGAGCGACCGGCACCGCGCAACGCGCGCGCCCTGCATGCCTGTCTCCTTGCACTGAAGGAGCACGGCTTCGACGCGGCGCCGGCCCCTGTCGGTCTCACCGCGGATGGCCGTGAGCAGCTGACTTTCATCCCTGGCGACGTGGCTCTGCCGCCGTTCCCGGACTGGGCGATGACGAGTTCTGCCCTCGAATCGGTGGGGAGCCTGCTGCGGCGTCTGCATGAGACCAGCGCGGCCGTCGCGGTCGACACCCGTGCCGAGTGGCCCCCGGACCTCGCCGACCCTGAGGGGGGAACGATGTTGTGCCACAACGATGTGTGCCCGGAGAACGTCGTCTTCCGCGACGGTCGTGCCGCGGCCCTGATCGATTTCGACTTGGCGGCCCCGGGCCGTGCCCTCTGGGACATCGCCATGACCGCCCGCTATTGGGTGCCCATGCTTGATCCCGAGTCCGCGGCCGCTCTCTACCCGCCCGGGCTGGATGCGGCCGCCCGGCTGCGGATTCTTGCCGACGGCTACGGCCTCTCGGCGGGGGACCGCGCCGAGTTGCCCGGCGTCATCGGGCAGGCCACGGAGGTCTGCCGGGCCTTCGTCACCCGCCGCGTGGCCGGCGGAGACCCCGTCTATCTCCAGGCGTTGGCCGAGCGTGGTGGATGGGAACGCTGGGACCGCATGCAGACCTGGCTGGTGGACCACCGCCAGACGTTCACGGCTGCCCTGCTGAACTGA
- a CDS encoding carboxylesterase/lipase family protein codes for MVWLHGGAFSSGSGDQYDATRMARQGDVTVVTVNSRLGALGFFAHPDLPDSGAFGLQDQQAALRWVRDNAAAFGGDPGNVTLMGESSGGASVCAQLASPKAAGLFHRAVIQSGSCRQNWPKNTLAPGDPAATYFARQDELAAKGRGALGCRSLQCLRAKPVKDVLSLNGRFHQPAYGTSVLPRSPARALAAGNVHRVPVLQGNTRDEHRLFAALFTLDAPMTAADYRRLLTETYGRRQAARIARVYPPGATPALAWAKVGTDRSWVCPTLAADRLLARHVPVYSYEFADRRPPAPDLRPDFPLGAYHSAELPYLFGMGDLRLDEGQSALSRRMIAAWTTFARTGTPGDGWPPFPYTQQLARNTFSGVDAAAEHRCAFWSRNS; via the coding sequence GTGGTCTGGTTACACGGCGGGGCCTTCAGCTCGGGCTCCGGGGATCAGTACGACGCCACCCGGATGGCCCGGCAGGGCGACGTCACGGTCGTGACGGTCAACTCGCGCCTGGGCGCCCTGGGCTTCTTCGCCCATCCGGACCTGCCTGACTCCGGTGCCTTCGGCCTGCAGGACCAGCAGGCGGCGCTGCGCTGGGTACGGGACAACGCTGCCGCGTTCGGCGGGGATCCCGGCAATGTCACGCTCATGGGCGAGTCCTCCGGAGGCGCGAGCGTGTGCGCCCAGCTCGCCTCGCCCAAGGCCGCCGGACTCTTCCACCGCGCGGTCATTCAAAGCGGCTCCTGCCGGCAGAACTGGCCCAAGAACACGCTCGCGCCCGGCGACCCCGCCGCCACCTATTTCGCCCGCCAGGACGAGCTGGCCGCCAAGGGCCGCGGCGCTCTGGGCTGCCGCAGCCTGCAGTGCCTGCGCGCCAAGCCCGTCAAGGACGTGTTGTCCCTCAACGGGCGCTTCCACCAGCCCGCCTACGGGACGAGTGTCCTGCCCCGCTCGCCGGCCCGCGCGCTCGCCGCCGGCAACGTCCACCGCGTGCCCGTCCTGCAGGGCAACACCCGTGATGAACACCGGCTGTTTGCCGCCCTGTTCACGCTGGACGCGCCGATGACGGCAGCGGACTACCGCCGCCTGCTGACCGAGACCTACGGCCGGCGGCAAGCGGCCCGCATCGCCCGCGTGTACCCGCCCGGTGCCACGCCCGCACTGGCCTGGGCCAAGGTCGGCACCGACCGCAGCTGGGTGTGCCCCACGCTGGCCGCCGACCGGCTGCTGGCCAGGCATGTGCCGGTCTACAGCTACGAGTTCGCCGACCGCCGCCCACCCGCACCCGACCTCCGCCCCGACTTCCCGCTGGGCGCCTACCACAGCGCGGAGCTGCCCTACCTGTTCGGCATGGGCGACCTCCGCCTCGACGAAGGGCAGTCCGCCCTCTCCCGACGCATGATCGCCGCGTGGACGACGTTCGCCAGGACCGGCACGCCCGGCGACGGCTGGCCGCCCTTCCCGTACACCCAGCAGCTGGCTCGGAACACGTTCTCCGGCGTGGACGCGGCGGCCGAACACCGCTGCGCCTTCTGGTCGCGCAACTCCTGA
- a CDS encoding PadR family transcriptional regulator — MRSHGFERGHGGHGHHGRGGFEGLRGAFGPFGPGGGPGFGGPGFGPGPWGPRGGRGGPRGRARRGDVRASILALLKDRPMHGYEMIQEIAERSGGAWKPSPGSVYPTLQLLEDEGLIASESEGGKKLFSLTQSGREAAEGGPEAPWEEASRGVDWEALGEIRQAGFGLMEAFGQVWKTGNKEQREKALAVINESRKKLYLILADED; from the coding sequence ATGCGCTCCCATGGATTCGAGCGTGGACACGGTGGACACGGTCACCACGGCCGGGGCGGTTTCGAGGGGCTTCGCGGCGCCTTCGGGCCGTTCGGGCCGGGCGGTGGCCCCGGCTTCGGTGGGCCTGGATTCGGGCCCGGCCCCTGGGGGCCGAGGGGTGGTCGCGGCGGACCGCGAGGGAGGGCGCGGCGCGGTGATGTGCGCGCCTCGATCCTCGCCCTGCTGAAGGACCGCCCCATGCACGGCTACGAGATGATCCAGGAGATCGCCGAGCGCAGCGGCGGGGCGTGGAAGCCCAGTCCCGGCTCGGTGTACCCCACCCTCCAGCTGCTGGAGGACGAGGGCCTGATCGCCAGTGAGAGTGAGGGCGGCAAGAAGCTGTTCTCGCTCACCCAGTCGGGCCGTGAGGCGGCCGAAGGGGGGCCCGAGGCGCCCTGGGAGGAAGCCTCCCGTGGTGTCGACTGGGAGGCCCTCGGTGAGATCCGTCAGGCCGGCTTCGGTCTGATGGAGGCCTTCGGGCAGGTCTGGAAGACGGGCAACAAGGAGCAGCGCGAGAAGGCGCTCGCCGTCATCAACGAGTCCCGCAAGAAGCTGTACCTGATCCTTGCCGACGAGGACTGA
- a CDS encoding FMN-binding negative transcriptional regulator, which translates to MLIHPWDAPRDEEEWQRWLDVHDFGQLVVNGLDGEPPHIQPLHFTYDAERGEAATHLARPNPIWPALLANPDVVLSVIDDYVYVPGPWQAAPDQPSEHGESTSFYSAVQLRCRALVVDDPAEKAELLNRQVRHFQPEGGSAEVAVGEAPYGRLLSGIRGLRLEVTGVRAKFKFGGRRSGEVQDRIAGKLAGRAGPRDAAAREHMLRRRPA; encoded by the coding sequence ATGCTGATCCACCCCTGGGACGCGCCCCGCGACGAAGAGGAGTGGCAACGGTGGCTGGACGTCCACGACTTCGGGCAGCTCGTCGTCAACGGGCTGGACGGCGAGCCGCCGCATATCCAGCCGCTGCACTTCACATACGACGCCGAGCGCGGTGAGGCCGCCACACATCTGGCCCGCCCCAATCCGATCTGGCCGGCGCTGCTGGCGAACCCGGACGTCGTGCTGAGCGTGATCGACGACTACGTGTACGTGCCCGGCCCCTGGCAGGCGGCACCGGATCAACCGTCCGAGCACGGTGAGTCGACCAGCTTCTACTCGGCGGTCCAACTCCGGTGCCGGGCCCTTGTCGTGGACGACCCGGCCGAGAAGGCAGAGCTGCTCAACCGCCAGGTCCGTCACTTCCAGCCGGAGGGCGGTTCGGCGGAGGTGGCGGTCGGTGAAGCGCCGTACGGCAGGCTGCTGTCCGGCATCCGCGGGCTGCGGCTCGAAGTGACCGGGGTGCGCGCGAAGTTCAAGTTCGGAGGCAGGCGGTCGGGCGAGGTCCAGGACCGGATCGCCGGGAAGCTGGCGGGGCGGGCGGGTCCGCGTGACGCGGCGGCGCGCGAGCACATGCTGCGCCGCCGCCCGGCCTGA
- a CDS encoding DMT family transporter, whose translation MPVRMSESSQVSRGKGVGLGLAIGSAIAFGGSGVAAKPLIEAGLDPLHVVWLRVAGAALVMLPLAVRHRALLRSRPALLAGFGLFGVAGVQAFYFASISRIPVGVALLVEYFAPALVLGWVRFVQRRPVTRAAALGVVLAVGGLACVVEVWSGLSFDALGLFLALGAAFCQVGYFVLSDQGSDSGEAAPDPLGVIAYGLLVGAAVLTFVARPWNMDWSVLAGTAHMDGTPVAAALLLAWIVLVATVVAYVAGVLSVRRLSPQVAGVVACLEAVIATVLAWFLLGEHLSAPQIVGGAVVLAGAFIAQSSAPAKSPAEPVASGGPERELSARGNVA comes from the coding sequence GTGCCCGTGCGTATGTCTGAGAGCAGTCAGGTCAGCCGTGGCAAGGGCGTCGGGCTCGGTCTGGCGATCGGGTCCGCGATCGCCTTCGGAGGATCGGGTGTGGCGGCCAAGCCGCTGATCGAGGCGGGGCTCGACCCGCTGCATGTGGTGTGGCTGCGCGTGGCCGGCGCCGCCCTCGTGATGCTGCCGCTCGCCGTGCGCCACCGTGCGCTGCTGCGCAGCCGTCCCGCGCTGCTCGCCGGGTTCGGCCTGTTCGGCGTGGCCGGTGTGCAGGCGTTCTACTTCGCCTCGATCTCCCGCATACCGGTCGGAGTCGCGCTGCTCGTCGAGTACTTCGCCCCCGCCCTCGTGCTCGGCTGGGTGCGGTTCGTGCAGCGGCGGCCGGTGACACGTGCCGCCGCCCTCGGCGTGGTCCTCGCGGTCGGTGGCCTCGCCTGTGTCGTCGAGGTCTGGTCGGGTCTGAGCTTCGACGCCCTCGGCCTGTTCCTCGCGCTCGGCGCGGCGTTCTGCCAGGTCGGCTACTTCGTCCTGTCCGACCAGGGCAGCGACTCCGGCGAGGCAGCGCCCGACCCGCTCGGTGTCATCGCGTACGGCCTGCTCGTCGGCGCCGCCGTTCTCACCTTCGTCGCCCGCCCCTGGAACATGGACTGGTCGGTCCTCGCCGGCACCGCCCACATGGACGGCACCCCGGTCGCCGCCGCCCTGCTGCTGGCCTGGATCGTGCTCGTCGCCACGGTCGTCGCCTACGTCGCCGGCGTGCTCTCCGTACGACGGCTCTCGCCGCAGGTCGCGGGCGTCGTGGCGTGCCTGGAGGCCGTCATCGCGACCGTCCTCGCCTGGTTCCTGCTCGGCGAGCACCTCTCCGCGCCACAGATCGTCGGCGGCGCGGTCGTCCTGGCCGGCGCGTTCATCGCGCAGTCGTCCGCACCCGCCAAGAGCCCCGCCGAGCCGGTGGCGAGCGGCGGCCCGGAAAGGGAATTGTCCGCCCGCGGAAACGTCGCCTAG
- a CDS encoding SRPBCC family protein: protein MAEVSAEARIEAPAEKVWAQLTDWSAYGQWNATHTSFPDGGPAALEVGGTFQENMKLMGFPAEVEWTIEQLEPARLLTIRGKGPMAVTVATRYTLTPDGDGATAVRIDGEFTGAAVSLMAGKLKDSATAALNESLRKLAGLVT, encoded by the coding sequence ATGGCCGAAGTCAGCGCGGAGGCACGCATCGAGGCACCGGCCGAAAAGGTCTGGGCGCAGCTGACGGACTGGTCGGCGTACGGACAGTGGAACGCCACCCACACCAGCTTCCCGGACGGCGGTCCGGCGGCCCTCGAAGTGGGCGGGACCTTCCAGGAGAACATGAAGCTCATGGGGTTCCCGGCCGAGGTCGAGTGGACCATCGAGCAACTGGAACCGGCGCGACTGCTCACCATTCGCGGCAAGGGTCCGATGGCGGTGACCGTGGCCACGCGCTACACGCTGACCCCGGACGGCGACGGCGCCACGGCCGTGCGGATCGACGGGGAGTTCACGGGTGCGGCGGTGTCGTTGATGGCGGGCAAGCTGAAGGACTCGGCGACTGCCGCACTGAACGAGTCGCTGCGCAAGCTGGCGGGGTTGGTGACCTGA
- a CDS encoding PhzF family phenazine biosynthesis protein produces the protein MRIRIVDAFTDRPFAGNPAGVLLLDAFPEDDWLQKVAMEVNHAETAFAHRLDEGGEADWALRWFTPAAEVAMCGHATLATAHVLHSTGAHEGPVRFATRSGVLVATPRDDGSLTLDFPTAPLTPVEVPDGVAQALGAEPLVAFDTGPNIGDLLIELADEKTVHALTPDHKALGAYSERGIIATARAEDPTRGYDFVSRCFFPNFGIDEDPVTGSAHTALAPFWSERLGRAELTGLQASPRSGRVRTELRGDRTLLSGRAVTVIEGELIA, from the coding sequence ATGCGGATTCGAATCGTCGATGCCTTCACCGACCGCCCCTTCGCCGGCAACCCGGCCGGGGTCCTGCTGCTCGACGCCTTCCCGGAGGACGACTGGCTCCAGAAGGTGGCCATGGAGGTCAATCACGCCGAGACGGCGTTCGCGCACCGGCTGGACGAGGGCGGAGAGGCCGACTGGGCGCTGCGGTGGTTCACTCCGGCCGCCGAGGTGGCGATGTGCGGGCACGCCACGCTGGCCACGGCCCACGTACTGCACAGCACCGGCGCCCACGAAGGGCCCGTGCGGTTCGCCACCCGCAGTGGCGTCCTCGTCGCCACGCCCCGCGACGACGGCTCCCTCACGCTCGACTTCCCGACCGCTCCGCTCACACCGGTCGAGGTCCCGGACGGAGTCGCGCAGGCCCTCGGCGCCGAGCCGCTCGTCGCCTTCGACACCGGTCCGAACATCGGCGACCTGCTCATCGAGCTCGCCGACGAGAAGACGGTCCACGCCCTGACCCCCGACCACAAGGCCCTCGGCGCCTACTCCGAGCGCGGCATCATCGCCACCGCACGCGCCGAGGACCCCACCCGGGGCTACGACTTCGTCTCCCGCTGCTTCTTCCCGAACTTCGGCATCGACGAGGACCCGGTCACCGGCAGCGCCCACACGGCCCTCGCCCCCTTCTGGTCCGAGCGCCTCGGCCGGGCCGAACTCACCGGCCTGCAGGCCTCCCCGCGCTCCGGCCGTGTCCGCACCGAGCTGCGCGGCGACCGCACTCTGCTGAGCGGCCGCGCGGTGACCGTCATCGAGGGGGAGTTGATCGCCTAG
- a CDS encoding pyridoxamine 5'-phosphate oxidase family protein: protein MQGIPQPTSPTAAYTPTDRTVPTRSPGRASYDRELVHAVLDEAYVCHLGFVRDGAPVVLPTLFGRVGETLYVHGSTGSRPLRMTGQADPGLPVCLTVTHVDALILARSAFHHSINYRSVVVHGLAYDVTDPEEKRVALDALVDHVVPGRSADSRPANKKELAATAVIRLDLNEVSAKLRTGGVNDEPEDLALPHWAGVVPLRKGYDAPVGDPGLAPGTELPGYLGAL from the coding sequence ATGCAGGGGATACCGCAGCCGACGTCGCCGACCGCCGCCTACACGCCGACCGACCGCACCGTCCCCACCCGCTCCCCGGGCCGGGCGTCGTACGACAGGGAGCTGGTGCACGCGGTACTCGACGAGGCCTACGTCTGCCATCTCGGCTTCGTGCGTGACGGCGCGCCGGTCGTGCTGCCCACGCTGTTCGGCCGGGTCGGCGAGACGCTCTACGTCCACGGCTCGACGGGCTCGCGCCCGCTGCGGATGACCGGCCAGGCCGACCCGGGGCTGCCGGTGTGCCTGACGGTTACGCATGTCGACGCGCTGATCCTGGCCCGCTCCGCCTTCCACCACTCGATCAACTACCGGTCCGTGGTGGTGCACGGCCTCGCGTACGACGTGACGGACCCCGAGGAAAAGCGGGTCGCGCTCGATGCCCTCGTCGACCACGTGGTGCCGGGCCGGTCGGCCGACTCCCGGCCCGCCAACAAGAAGGAGCTGGCCGCCACCGCCGTGATCCGCCTCGACCTGAACGAGGTCTCCGCCAAGCTCCGCACCGGCGGCGTGAACGACGAGCCCGAGGACCTCGCCCTCCCCCACTGGGCCGGCGTCGTCCCGCTGCGCAAGGGCTACGACGCGCCCGTCGGGGACCCCGGCCTGGCCCCGGGTACCGAACTCCCGGGCTACCTCGGAGCCCTGTGA
- a CDS encoding HAD family hydrolase codes for MARSSRRALVNAQADGWTCVIVTNGRTIQQETKIRNPGLDRLVQGWVVSEAVGHKKPEPEIFQAAAAAVGLPLPGAWVIGDSPHADIAGADALGLRSVWVTDGRPWTQGSYEPTHTAPDVASAINHAIGTRP; via the coding sequence CTGGCGCGCTCCTCCCGCCGGGCACTGGTGAACGCACAGGCCGACGGCTGGACCTGCGTCATCGTCACCAACGGCCGCACCATCCAACAGGAAACGAAGATCCGCAACCCCGGACTCGACCGACTCGTCCAGGGCTGGGTCGTCTCCGAAGCCGTCGGTCACAAGAAGCCCGAACCGGAGATCTTCCAAGCGGCAGCCGCAGCCGTCGGCCTCCCCCTCCCCGGCGCGTGGGTCATCGGCGATTCACCGCACGCCGACATCGCCGGTGCCGACGCGCTCGGACTTCGCAGCGTGTGGGTGACGGACGGACGGCCCTGGACGCAGGGCTCCTACGAGCCCACTCACACGGCTCCCGACGTCGCCTCCGCGATCAACCACGCCATCGGTACGCGGCCATAG
- a CDS encoding class I SAM-dependent methyltransferase, whose product MTYLSPLGYLLGIEGAALLRGFREGSADRAFVEARIAEIRALLDTPALAHAEGVTASEGTISTADVYRSWAPHYDAPGNQMIDIEQPVVRRILDGLPVGTALDAACGTGRHTAYLHELGHHVIGIDASQGMLAQARKRLPDVDFHEADLHRLPVPDNTVDTIVCALALTHVPDLAPVLAEFARVLRPGGHLVVSDAHLLVSYLRPTLPRRPGPDGHPSLLAEYHRPLSGYLAAALPLGFQVRHCEEPRRPRHDLAPDTAPDPLPTCVSWDLLHWCPEASAAALDDSPIAVIWHFQLEGTAKN is encoded by the coding sequence GTGACCTACCTGAGTCCCCTGGGATATCTGCTGGGCATCGAGGGCGCCGCTCTGCTGCGCGGCTTCCGGGAGGGAAGCGCCGACCGGGCGTTCGTCGAGGCCCGGATCGCCGAGATCCGGGCCCTGCTGGACACGCCCGCCCTTGCGCATGCCGAGGGCGTGACGGCGAGTGAGGGCACGATCAGCACGGCCGACGTCTACCGGTCCTGGGCGCCGCACTACGACGCTCCCGGCAACCAGATGATCGACATCGAGCAGCCCGTCGTCCGGCGCATCCTGGACGGCCTGCCCGTCGGCACGGCGCTGGACGCCGCCTGCGGAACCGGCCGTCACACCGCCTACCTGCATGAACTCGGGCACCACGTGATCGGCATCGACGCGTCACAGGGAATGCTTGCCCAGGCTCGCAAGCGTCTGCCGGATGTCGACTTCCACGAGGCCGACCTGCACCGGCTGCCGGTTCCCGACAATACGGTCGACACCATCGTCTGCGCGCTCGCCCTGACCCACGTCCCCGACTTGGCCCCCGTTCTGGCCGAGTTCGCGCGCGTCCTACGTCCCGGCGGACACCTCGTGGTCTCGGACGCCCACCTGCTGGTGTCCTACCTCAGGCCGACCCTGCCGCGCCGTCCCGGCCCGGACGGCCACCCGTCCCTTCTCGCCGAGTACCACCGCCCGCTCAGTGGCTACCTCGCCGCAGCCCTCCCGCTCGGGTTCCAGGTCCGGCACTGCGAGGAACCTCGCCGCCCGCGCCACGACCTCGCCCCGGACACCGCCCCGGACCCGCTCCCCACATGCGTGTCCTGGGACCTGCTGCACTGGTGTCCGGAAGCATCGGCTGCGGCCCTGGACGATTCCCCTATCGCGGTCATCTGGCACTTCCAACTCGAAGGCACCGCGAAGAACTAA
- a CDS encoding Clp protease N-terminal domain-containing protein — MQSRIPRQSAQEQDCRRPDAAADDARLSDELAAVISGARRRAVRDGDRQIDTAHLLHSLLERDPDAYAVFGDGPQIARLLGYLVQRSIGYGLRWQATVEDSGAVPVVLDGEGFSPLAASAMEHACRRAARRGDPQARGIDLLAAIVTDPQARAVEVLARAGIDANAVRARIDEHHDEYATDGETAC, encoded by the coding sequence GTGCAATCCCGTATCCCCCGGCAGTCGGCCCAGGAGCAGGACTGTCGGCGCCCGGACGCCGCGGCGGACGATGCCAGGCTCAGCGACGAACTGGCAGCGGTGATCTCCGGCGCCCGCCGTCGGGCGGTCAGGGACGGGGACCGGCAGATCGACACGGCTCATCTGCTGCACTCGCTCCTGGAGCGCGACCCGGACGCGTACGCCGTCTTCGGCGACGGACCTCAGATCGCCCGCCTGCTCGGCTACCTCGTGCAGCGCAGCATCGGCTACGGCCTGCGCTGGCAGGCCACCGTCGAGGACTCCGGCGCCGTCCCCGTGGTGCTGGACGGCGAGGGCTTCTCCCCGCTGGCGGCGAGCGCCATGGAGCACGCCTGCCGACGCGCCGCCCGGCGAGGCGACCCACAGGCCCGCGGCATCGACCTGCTCGCGGCGATCGTGACGGACCCGCAGGCCCGTGCCGTGGAGGTGCTCGCCCGCGCCGGCATCGATGCGAACGCGGTACGCGCCCGCATCGACGAACACCACGACGAGTACGCCACCGACGGCGAAACGGCCTGCTAG
- a CDS encoding TetR/AcrR family transcriptional regulator, translating into MPRQVDHKARRDQIAEALLDIVAEHGLEAISVRAVAAQAGVSAGRIQHYFANKDELLAYAIEYQDWLVQQRWNEQAWPEGEPTPREALRWVLLETIPGDDRRRREWLVGVAYLIRMLANPKLRALYVDGLPRLYRLLADLVRMAQEAGDIAPDRDPEVEAELLFGIADSQGPPVVLGLRTPEQAAAAIDYYLDHLFR; encoded by the coding sequence GTGCCGCGACAGGTAGACCACAAGGCCCGCCGGGACCAGATCGCCGAGGCGCTGCTCGACATCGTCGCCGAGCATGGTCTGGAAGCGATCTCCGTGCGGGCCGTGGCGGCGCAGGCGGGCGTCTCGGCCGGGCGCATCCAGCACTACTTCGCCAACAAGGACGAACTGCTCGCCTACGCGATCGAGTACCAGGACTGGCTGGTCCAGCAGCGATGGAACGAGCAGGCATGGCCCGAGGGCGAGCCCACCCCTCGGGAGGCGCTGCGCTGGGTGCTGCTGGAGACGATCCCCGGGGACGACCGGCGTCGCCGCGAGTGGCTCGTCGGCGTCGCGTACCTCATCCGCATGCTTGCGAACCCCAAGCTGCGAGCCCTCTACGTCGACGGGTTGCCCCGCCTCTACCGGCTCCTCGCCGACCTCGTCCGCATGGCTCAGGAAGCCGGCGACATCGCGCCGGACCGCGACCCCGAGGTGGAAGCGGAACTGCTCTTCGGCATCGCCGACTCGCAGGGTCCACCCGTCGTCCTGGGCCTGCGTACCCCCGAACAAGCCGCCGCTGCCATCGACTATTACCTTGACCATCTATTCCGGTAA
- a CDS encoding carboxylesterase family protein, which translates to MPKRRSTARAALGAALLVAVMGTSDAVQTSPATAGQHPHSQPARGQHPEARSDTARTRQGRLEGLTADGVTTYQGIPYAAPPVGPRRWQPPAAPPTWTGTRTAVEPGPACAQPEVADSAEDCLYLNVTTPADGTDRRPRGRSWSGYTAGPSARAPGISTTPPGWPGRATSRS; encoded by the coding sequence ATGCCAAAGCGACGCTCCACTGCCCGCGCCGCACTGGGCGCGGCCCTCCTCGTGGCGGTGATGGGCACATCGGATGCGGTGCAGACCTCGCCGGCGACGGCCGGGCAGCACCCGCACAGTCAGCCTGCCCGCGGTCAGCACCCCGAGGCCCGGTCGGACACCGCCCGTACTCGCCAGGGCCGCCTGGAGGGGTTAACCGCCGACGGCGTCACCACCTATCAAGGCATCCCCTACGCGGCGCCTCCGGTCGGCCCGCGGCGCTGGCAACCCCCGGCCGCGCCACCCACCTGGACCGGCACGCGGACGGCGGTCGAGCCCGGACCGGCCTGCGCGCAGCCCGAGGTGGCGGACTCCGCGGAGGACTGCCTGTACCTCAACGTCACCACGCCCGCTGATGGAACGGACCGCCGGCCTCGCGGCCGGTCGTGGTCTGGTTACACGGCGGGGCCTTCAGCTCGGGCTCCGGGGATCAGTACGACGCCACCCGGATGGCCCGGCAGGGCGACGTCACGGTCGTGA
- a CDS encoding DMT family transporter has product MSNHACGLPIGRGLLYLIVAGAAWGTAGAAASLVYRTSDMGPIALSFWRCAVGFVLLLAARFVRPRARTAQPTVAVPEPLGRKALRAGATGVGLAVFQTTYFAAVQATGLAVGTVVTLGAGPVFIALGARLALGERLGRGGVAAVAGALTGLAVLAFGGAGATVRPWGVFLALVSAAGYCVMTLLTRKWGRDGGADAASTTVWAFAVTSLCLLPLALAEGLLPHTADLARLGWLLAYIAAVPTALAYTLYFAGAAAVRSATVSVIMLLEPVSAAVLAVVLLGEHLTAPTLAGTLLMLGSVAGLAVAETRAARREREREREREREREQDQERDPLPA; this is encoded by the coding sequence GTGTCGAACCATGCCTGCGGCCTGCCCATCGGGCGAGGCCTCCTCTATCTCATCGTCGCCGGTGCCGCCTGGGGCACCGCGGGCGCCGCCGCCTCGCTGGTCTACCGGACCAGTGACATGGGGCCGATCGCCCTCTCCTTCTGGCGCTGCGCGGTCGGCTTCGTGCTGCTCCTCGCCGCCCGCTTCGTGCGGCCGCGCGCCCGGACCGCACAGCCGACCGTCGCCGTACCCGAACCCCTCGGCCGCAAGGCGCTGCGGGCCGGGGCCACGGGCGTCGGGCTCGCGGTGTTCCAGACCACCTACTTCGCGGCCGTGCAGGCCACCGGACTAGCCGTGGGCACCGTCGTCACCCTCGGCGCCGGACCCGTGTTCATCGCGCTCGGCGCCCGGCTGGCCCTGGGCGAGCGGCTCGGTCGCGGGGGTGTCGCGGCGGTGGCCGGTGCGCTCACCGGGCTCGCCGTGCTCGCGTTCGGCGGCGCGGGCGCGACCGTACGACCATGGGGCGTGTTCCTCGCGCTGGTGTCCGCGGCCGGGTACTGCGTGATGACCCTGCTGACCCGCAAGTGGGGCCGTGACGGCGGGGCCGACGCCGCCAGTACGACCGTCTGGGCCTTCGCCGTGACCAGCCTGTGCCTGCTGCCGCTCGCCCTCGCCGAGGGACTGCTGCCGCACACGGCCGACCTCGCCCGGCTCGGCTGGCTGCTGGCGTACATCGCGGCTGTGCCCACGGCACTCGCGTACACCCTCTACTTCGCGGGCGCGGCCGCCGTACGGTCGGCCACCGTGTCCGTGATCATGCTGCTCGAGCCGGTCAGTGCGGCCGTTCTCGCCGTCGTCCTGCTCGGTGAACACCTGACGGCCCCGACCCTCGCCGGCACCCTGCTGATGCTCGGGTCGGTCGCAGGTCTCGCGGTGGCCGAGACGCGCGCGGCGCGGCGGGAACGGGAGCGGGAGCGGGAACGGGAGCGGGAACGGGAGCAGGATCAGGAGCGGGATCCGCTGCCGGCGTGA